A genomic region of Luteibacter aegosomatissinici contains the following coding sequences:
- a CDS encoding TolB family protein gives MKLRFLAILSLACGSAAGTDARLDRAALPGRLFFVAYDRVHAPPPGHPITRKLYVIPASGAAAPIEVISDELVSGLVGYPARHAVGVNLSAGPNRSSFLIDTGAPHFLKTPLIPWEVQSPFSSPDWTTPDAPPAMQAQRYLSTQITVAPDGQRVAGIMGPGMRMCIAPTSGNEPLLCAVEVRACDSHFASWSPDGKAIVFAGAIKADRSSCNLHELFIMDTSTGVTRQLTDIPGDRLGREMREAIVVKGDATDRRHKSNHPVWSPDAQWIAFNSPKGISLIHPDGTGLHVIIKPLGIDPAWSPDGTLIAYLVPHRGAGDKRRFPRRFDIPWVIHVSRADGAGDTQISDDSGALAVMELVWMD, from the coding sequence TTGAAATTACGATTCCTGGCTATCCTGTCACTCGCCTGCGGCTCTGCGGCGGGAACTGACGCGCGCCTCGATCGGGCCGCGCTCCCGGGCCGGCTGTTCTTCGTCGCATATGACCGGGTGCACGCGCCCCCTCCAGGGCATCCGATAACTCGAAAGCTTTACGTGATACCGGCCAGCGGAGCGGCGGCGCCCATCGAGGTTATTTCCGATGAGCTGGTCTCCGGACTCGTCGGCTACCCGGCCCGGCATGCGGTGGGTGTCAACCTGAGTGCCGGGCCCAACCGGAGTTCCTTTCTCATCGACACCGGCGCGCCACATTTCCTCAAGACGCCGCTCATCCCGTGGGAAGTGCAAAGCCCTTTCAGTTCACCTGACTGGACGACTCCCGACGCTCCACCAGCGATGCAAGCGCAACGTTACTTGTCGACACAGATAACGGTCGCACCGGACGGACAGCGCGTCGCTGGCATCATGGGTCCCGGGATGCGCATGTGCATCGCGCCCACCAGTGGCAATGAACCGCTGCTTTGTGCGGTCGAAGTTCGTGCTTGCGACAGTCATTTCGCGTCGTGGTCGCCTGATGGAAAAGCGATCGTCTTCGCCGGGGCGATCAAGGCCGATCGCAGCAGCTGCAATCTCCATGAGCTTTTTATCATGGATACCAGCACTGGCGTGACCCGCCAGCTAACGGATATTCCTGGCGACCGCCTGGGTCGGGAGATGCGCGAAGCCATTGTCGTTAAGGGCGATGCGACGGATCGCAGGCACAAATCGAACCACCCCGTCTGGTCGCCCGACGCCCAATGGATCGCGTTCAATTCGCCCAAGGGGATCTCGCTCATTCACCCTGATGGGACCGGACTTCACGTGATCATCAAACCGCTCGGCATCGATCCGGCCTGGTCGCCCGATGGCACGCTCATCGCTTACCTCGTGCCGCACAGGGGCGCAGGCGATAAGCGCCGCTTCCCACGGCGTTTCGATATCCCGTGGGTCATCCATGTGTCCAGGGCCGATGGAGCCGGCGATACGCAGATATCCGATGACAGCGGTGCATTGGCGGTGATGGAGTTAGTGTGGATGGACTAA
- a CDS encoding autotransporter domain-containing protein: MTPPPASNPPPADNPPPVGNPPPPSTPVFTGGEIDVDTSESVELPGSYGGPIDLIKGGEGSLILTGNSTYTGGTTIKQGTLQLGNGGITGSIKGDVQNDGQFAFYRSDDVTFDGLISGTGVLNQHGGGRLTITAANTYTGGTSVGGGTLEVAPGAALGTGDVTVGLYVAPALSATLQVDRGAALPNTVWLAGHGVLDNTGLVGGDVPLAVRSVNILPGSAPVVLNHDGGMIKGAGYSIQIYDADALVRNSSGGTIDGVQFGMLLGYGGRVENDGVGSLIRSDTAAAITTQAIGTSIRNTDGATITGWLGLDLQAGGGVTNAGVGSSISGIYSGIMAAGGSASVSNTGGARISSAGTTISLERGGSVVNGSGSLIETRGTATGPCITVGVCAISAGSYLDTFGNVRGGLVLSNAGTIVGNIQVAHDAGADVTLFAGSSIRGDLDIGSGRLTFDGASGQAQLYSQAVTGRTTFTGGLTVRGGSQWNIDNDDLQLNSVTITDGTLQVGNGGTTGSIGPGANVDIYHGNLVFNRSDDLTFDGSISSGHSEAYDGTLVQAGTGTLTLVLGDNDLSPTHVRIDRGTLQIDNTGAMPGSEISSYPFATDIVNNGSLVFDSSLNIFTGSISGSGSVTQNGSAALIMDGRSTYTGGLMIHSGSVMTSDVLPGDVTVSQAAVLSGGGRAPQPGLPGVGGNLANAGRVVLAGGDAVIGGNYNQLSSGTLAVKLGSKLAVNGTATLGGGVLEITGAEAGYTSNTHTDVLTATGGLNGTFDRLVKDTGVVFTATTITYDAHGAWLDTTGLDVTTAAAGNGVTYTPASFRSAQRVQGAFTQLDDHAAAGSASGVSSDFVRAAGQFQQAPTLEAAQASLQSLSGQLHAASAAMTFEAIDASTRAMSDHLDDLLGKNSGVGVWTQNLNVGGDMGRAGYDGVGFQLNGWLVGSDRQIGNAGVAGFAFGQSQGRQQLDRSYDHNRSRNTEGMFYAAGLQGNWYTQGRVGFGQFRQDVSRQLLLGVSQQGVATRFGGNYRVAYGESGLHLDWAGSRLMPNINVEYASIDRGGFAEQGAGGFGLRSNAQSVTRWQAGLGMRAAHHWAIDGGRAVDLNAGVQFRRTVASKGEVFDASFVGLQEWQPLGGIGLSRYSGVLNIGLDATLSARTTVKLGYDYQKGQRDQAQALSAHLVMAF, from the coding sequence GTGACGCCGCCACCGGCGAGTAACCCTCCACCTGCGGATAATCCCCCGCCCGTCGGCAACCCTCCCCCACCAAGCACCCCGGTATTCACTGGCGGCGAAATCGATGTTGACACCAGCGAGTCTGTCGAACTGCCCGGCAGCTACGGCGGCCCGATCGACTTGATCAAAGGTGGCGAGGGCTCGCTCATTCTGACCGGCAACAGCACGTATACCGGTGGCACCACCATCAAGCAGGGCACGTTGCAACTCGGCAACGGGGGCATCACGGGATCAATCAAGGGCGACGTCCAGAATGATGGACAGTTTGCCTTCTATCGCAGCGACGACGTCACGTTCGACGGCTTGATCAGCGGGACGGGAGTGCTAAACCAGCACGGTGGCGGGAGGCTCACCATAACGGCCGCCAATACCTACACAGGTGGAACAAGCGTCGGCGGTGGCACCCTGGAAGTGGCGCCGGGAGCGGCGCTAGGCACGGGCGATGTCACCGTAGGCTTGTATGTTGCCCCCGCACTGTCGGCGACACTACAGGTCGATCGGGGTGCTGCGCTTCCCAACACGGTCTGGCTCGCGGGCCATGGCGTTTTGGACAATACCGGCCTCGTCGGTGGTGACGTACCGCTAGCCGTTCGCTCCGTGAACATACTGCCCGGCTCCGCGCCTGTCGTTTTGAATCACGACGGCGGAATGATCAAGGGTGCCGGCTACTCCATCCAGATTTACGATGCCGATGCCCTCGTTCGGAACAGTAGCGGTGGCACGATTGATGGCGTGCAATTCGGCATGCTTCTCGGCTATGGCGGTAGGGTCGAGAACGATGGTGTCGGTAGCCTCATTCGTTCCGATACAGCGGCTGCCATTACCACGCAGGCGATCGGGACAAGCATTCGGAATACCGACGGCGCAACGATCACCGGGTGGCTGGGCCTTGACCTGCAGGCCGGTGGTGGCGTGACCAACGCTGGTGTGGGTAGTTCAATCTCCGGAATCTACAGCGGCATCATGGCTGCGGGTGGCTCGGCATCGGTTAGCAACACGGGCGGCGCCAGGATCTCGAGCGCCGGAACAACGATTTCCCTGGAGCGCGGCGGCAGCGTCGTGAATGGCAGTGGCTCCCTCATCGAAACCCGCGGCACGGCGACGGGGCCCTGCATCACGGTGGGCGTGTGCGCGATTTCCGCGGGTTCGTATCTGGACACCTTCGGCAACGTCCGCGGCGGCCTGGTACTGAGCAACGCGGGAACGATCGTTGGCAATATCCAGGTGGCTCACGACGCAGGTGCCGACGTGACACTGTTTGCAGGTAGCTCCATTCGCGGCGACCTCGATATCGGTTCGGGCCGCCTGACATTTGATGGAGCGTCAGGACAGGCGCAGCTGTACTCGCAGGCGGTCACGGGAAGAACGACGTTCACGGGCGGCTTGACGGTGCGGGGTGGAAGTCAGTGGAACATCGACAACGACGATCTCCAGTTGAACAGTGTCACCATCACCGATGGCACCTTGCAGGTGGGCAACGGCGGTACGACAGGCTCGATTGGCCCCGGCGCCAATGTCGACATCTACCACGGTAATCTGGTGTTCAACCGGAGTGACGATCTGACGTTCGACGGGAGCATTTCGAGCGGTCACTCCGAGGCTTACGACGGCACACTCGTCCAGGCCGGCACCGGTACATTGACACTTGTGCTGGGAGACAACGACCTCAGTCCCACGCACGTCAGGATTGATCGCGGCACGTTGCAGATCGATAACACGGGTGCGATGCCAGGAAGCGAAATCAGTAGCTACCCCTTTGCTACGGACATCGTGAACAATGGCTCGCTCGTCTTTGACAGCTCCCTGAATATCTTCACCGGCAGCATCTCCGGCTCAGGCTCGGTCACACAAAATGGCTCGGCCGCTTTGATCATGGATGGCCGAAGCACCTACACCGGCGGCCTCATGATCCATTCGGGCTCGGTGATGACCTCGGACGTTTTACCCGGCGACGTAACGGTAAGTCAGGCGGCCGTCCTGAGCGGCGGTGGCCGGGCGCCGCAACCAGGCCTGCCAGGTGTCGGCGGAAATCTGGCCAATGCCGGAAGGGTCGTGCTCGCTGGTGGTGACGCGGTTATTGGCGGCAACTACAACCAGTTATCCAGTGGCACGCTCGCGGTCAAGCTTGGCAGCAAGCTTGCGGTAAATGGCACTGCGACGCTGGGCGGTGGCGTATTGGAAATCACGGGTGCGGAAGCCGGTTACACCAGCAATACGCACACTGACGTACTTACGGCGACAGGTGGCCTCAACGGCACCTTCGACAGACTGGTCAAAGACACCGGTGTGGTGTTCACTGCGACCACCATCACATACGACGCACATGGCGCGTGGCTCGATACGACGGGGCTGGACGTAACGACGGCGGCCGCGGGTAATGGGGTCACCTACACGCCGGCCTCCTTCCGCAGTGCGCAGCGAGTACAAGGCGCCTTCACCCAGCTGGATGATCACGCGGCCGCTGGCAGCGCCTCGGGCGTATCCAGTGATTTCGTGCGCGCCGCAGGACAGTTCCAGCAGGCACCGACATTGGAGGCTGCGCAAGCGTCGCTGCAGAGCCTGTCGGGCCAGCTTCATGCGGCCAGCGCGGCCATGACATTCGAGGCTATCGATGCCTCCACCCGGGCCATGTCCGATCACCTCGACGATCTGCTCGGCAAGAACAGCGGTGTTGGCGTCTGGACCCAGAATCTCAACGTGGGTGGTGACATGGGTCGGGCCGGCTATGACGGCGTGGGTTTCCAGTTGAATGGCTGGCTCGTCGGTAGTGATCGACAGATCGGCAACGCCGGCGTAGCGGGTTTCGCGTTTGGCCAGAGCCAGGGGCGTCAACAGCTTGATCGGAGTTATGACCACAACCGCAGCCGCAACACCGAGGGTATGTTCTACGCCGCTGGTCTACAGGGGAACTGGTATACGCAGGGGCGCGTCGGATTTGGCCAGTTCCGTCAGGACGTCAGTCGTCAGCTCCTGCTGGGAGTGAGTCAGCAAGGTGTGGCCACGCGTTTCGGCGGCAACTACAGGGTGGCCTACGGCGAAAGCGGTCTGCACCTGGACTGGGCCGGAAGTCGCCTGATGCCTAACATCAATGTCGAATACGCCAGCATCGATCGCGGCGGCTTCGCCGAACAGGGTGCGGGCGGGTTCGGCTTACGCAGCAACGCGCAATCGGTGACCCGTTGGCAGGCGGGCCTGGGCATGCGGGCTGCCCATCATTGGGCTATCGATGGCGGGCGCGCCGTCGACCTCAACGCTGGAGTACAGTTTCGCAGGACGGTTGCCTCAAAGGGCGAGGTGTTCGACGCCAGCTTCGTCGGCCTTCAGGAATGGCAGCCGCTTGGCGGGATTGGCCTGTCGCGGTACAGCGGCGTGTTGAACATCGGCCTCGATGCGACGCTGTCGGCGCGCACGACAGTAAAACTCGGATATGACTACCAGAAGGGCCAGCGCGACCAGGCTCAGGCGCTCTCGGCTCATCTGGTTATGGCGTTCTAA
- a CDS encoding OPT family oligopeptide transporter, whose translation MSGNLPTDNRKELTVRGLILGVIITVVFTAANVFFGLKAGLTFATSIPAAVISMALLRGFKDSTIQENNVVQTIASAAGTLSSIIFVLPGMIMIGWWADFPFWMSFAVCALGGILGVMYSIPLRRALVTNSDLPYPEGLACAEVLKVGSGDDADAHSVDESRAGLLAVLWGSIASAAFAVVVATQVFASDFVRYFRVNDKGAVSGFDFSLSFALFAIGHLVGLSVGIAMLIGAIIGWGWGVPHFSMLGDLSQPMSDLANATWSHKVRFVGAGAIGVSAIWTLAKLVKPVITGLTSAMAAAKVRKAGKADTLPRTERDIPIGIVGLVTLACFVPIAWLLGYFGNTAGLGAHVGVLAIGGVAFVVLMGFFVSTVCGYMAGLIGSSNSPLSGVGILVVIAAALLLVAFVKPYVGPEEGKALVAFALFITAVVFTVAAIANNNLQDLKTGQLVDATPWRQQVALVVGVIAGAAVIPPVLDLINKAYGFVGVAGAGAHALPAPQAGLISALAQGVITGNIDWSLIQIGVGIGIVIILIDEILARTTKQARIPPLAVGLGIYLPTVSTLMVVVGSVVGWYFDRRADRSARPESTKQLGVLLASGLIVGESIIGVVIAAIVAFADKLGFSNLQAPLALVGEDFGEKAQWIGGIVFALIVIFMYRWVARMANGIGSK comes from the coding sequence GTGAGCGGCAATCTTCCTACCGACAACCGCAAGGAGCTGACCGTTCGCGGTCTCATCCTGGGCGTGATCATCACGGTGGTGTTTACCGCCGCCAACGTGTTCTTCGGCCTGAAGGCGGGCCTCACCTTCGCCACCTCGATCCCGGCGGCGGTGATCTCCATGGCCCTGCTACGCGGGTTCAAGGATTCCACCATTCAGGAAAACAACGTGGTGCAGACGATCGCCTCGGCGGCGGGCACCTTGTCCTCGATCATCTTCGTGCTGCCCGGCATGATCATGATCGGCTGGTGGGCGGATTTCCCGTTCTGGATGTCCTTCGCTGTGTGCGCCCTGGGCGGCATCCTGGGTGTGATGTACTCCATCCCCCTGCGCCGCGCCTTGGTCACCAATTCCGACCTGCCCTACCCCGAAGGCCTGGCCTGCGCGGAAGTGTTGAAGGTGGGCAGTGGCGATGATGCCGATGCCCATAGCGTGGACGAGAGCCGTGCCGGCCTCCTGGCCGTGCTGTGGGGTTCGATCGCCTCGGCCGCGTTTGCCGTCGTCGTGGCCACCCAGGTTTTCGCCAGCGATTTCGTGCGCTACTTCCGGGTGAACGACAAGGGTGCGGTCAGCGGTTTCGACTTCAGCCTCTCCTTCGCGCTGTTTGCCATTGGCCACCTTGTCGGCCTGTCCGTGGGCATCGCGATGCTGATCGGCGCGATTATCGGCTGGGGATGGGGGGTGCCGCACTTCTCCATGCTCGGCGACCTGTCGCAGCCGATGTCCGACCTGGCCAATGCGACCTGGAGCCACAAGGTGCGCTTCGTCGGTGCCGGCGCGATCGGCGTCTCGGCGATCTGGACCCTGGCCAAGCTGGTGAAGCCGGTGATCACCGGCCTGACCTCGGCCATGGCTGCCGCGAAGGTACGCAAAGCCGGCAAGGCCGATACCCTGCCCCGCACCGAGCGCGACATCCCGATCGGTATCGTCGGCCTGGTCACCCTGGCGTGCTTCGTGCCGATCGCGTGGCTGCTTGGCTACTTCGGCAACACGGCCGGTCTCGGCGCTCACGTGGGCGTGCTGGCCATTGGCGGTGTGGCCTTCGTGGTGCTGATGGGCTTCTTTGTTTCCACCGTGTGCGGCTACATGGCGGGCCTCATCGGCTCCTCCAATAGTCCGCTCTCGGGCGTGGGCATCCTGGTGGTTATCGCTGCCGCGTTGCTGCTGGTCGCCTTCGTCAAGCCGTACGTCGGCCCGGAGGAAGGCAAGGCGCTGGTGGCGTTCGCGCTGTTCATCACTGCGGTGGTGTTTACCGTGGCCGCGATTGCCAATAACAACCTGCAGGATCTGAAGACCGGCCAGCTGGTGGACGCGACGCCGTGGCGTCAGCAGGTCGCGCTGGTCGTGGGCGTGATCGCGGGTGCGGCGGTGATCCCGCCGGTGCTGGATCTGATCAACAAGGCCTACGGCTTTGTCGGTGTGGCGGGCGCGGGTGCGCACGCGCTGCCGGCCCCGCAGGCAGGCCTGATCTCCGCGCTGGCCCAGGGTGTGATCACGGGCAATATCGACTGGAGCCTGATCCAGATCGGCGTTGGGATCGGCATCGTCATCATCCTGATCGATGAAATCCTGGCGCGCACCACCAAGCAGGCACGCATCCCACCGCTGGCTGTCGGCCTGGGCATTTACCTGCCGACTGTCAGCACCCTGATGGTCGTTGTCGGTTCGGTAGTCGGTTGGTACTTCGATCGCCGCGCCGACCGCTCGGCCCGCCCGGAAAGCACCAAGCAGCTCGGCGTGTTGCTGGCGTCGGGCCTGATCGTGGGCGAGAGCATCATCGGTGTGGTCATTGCCGCAATCGTCGCCTTCGCCGACAAGCTGGGCTTCAGCAACCTGCAGGCGCCGCTGGCCCTGGTCGGGGAGGATTTCGGCGAGAAGGCCCAGTGGATCGGCGGCATCGTGTTCGCGCTGATCGTGATCTTCATGTACCGCTGGGTCGCCCGGATGGCCAACGGTATCGGTAGCAAGTGA
- a CDS encoding polysaccharide deacetylase family protein encodes MSLATLMYHDVVAAGRWDDSGFPGSAAAHYKLDTANFLAHLDALRAAGTVFAEPDAVAGGAFDGCLLTYDDGGASASAAGEAMLQRGVRGCFFITTSRIGTTGFVSAQDLRALRQDGHLIGSHSHTHPANISQLDSKALHDEWRRSVDTLEQILGERVHTASVPGGFMSMDVLRAAEVAGICTLFTSEPTTRDQHSGTCAVLGRYALLRESSPAMAVALASGEGGARLKQWAAWNVKKPLKRWAGPVYRFARARLLHERIQA; translated from the coding sequence ATGAGCCTCGCGACCCTCATGTACCACGACGTGGTGGCTGCCGGCCGCTGGGACGACAGCGGTTTTCCCGGTAGCGCGGCGGCGCACTACAAGCTCGATACCGCGAACTTCCTCGCCCACCTGGATGCGCTGCGTGCTGCGGGGACCGTATTTGCTGAGCCGGATGCCGTGGCTGGCGGCGCCTTCGACGGCTGCCTGCTCACGTACGATGATGGCGGCGCGAGCGCGTCTGCTGCCGGCGAGGCCATGCTCCAGCGAGGCGTTCGCGGCTGCTTCTTCATCACCACGTCCCGCATTGGCACCACCGGGTTTGTGAGTGCCCAAGATCTCCGCGCGCTGCGACAGGATGGCCACCTGATCGGCAGCCATTCGCATACCCACCCGGCGAACATCTCGCAGCTCGATTCGAAAGCGCTGCATGATGAATGGCGGCGCAGCGTGGATACCCTCGAACAGATCCTCGGTGAACGCGTACACACCGCGTCCGTACCGGGCGGCTTCATGTCCATGGATGTTCTGCGCGCGGCCGAGGTAGCCGGGATATGCACCTTGTTTACCTCGGAACCCACCACGCGTGACCAGCACAGCGGCACCTGTGCCGTGCTGGGCCGCTACGCGCTGTTGCGGGAATCGTCGCCTGCGATGGCCGTGGCGCTTGCGAGCGGCGAGGGTGGGGCGCGCCTGAAGCAGTGGGCGGCGTGGAACGTCAAGAAGCCGCTTAAGCGCTGGGCGGGGCCGGTGTATCGCTTTGCGCGTGCGAGGCTGCTGCACGAGCGCATACAGGCCTGA
- a CDS encoding formyltransferase family protein: MRTVLMCHAEDAFDREGLAAWLASFSDLAGLVVIEETGTQKQARVRRELQRVGPLRFLDVLAMRFYYRFRLAAADHAWMEASLAGLRARFGEVPAVPELRVSSANAPEVAEFLTGCKPDVMIARSKQLLSKRIFRIPKQGCLVMHPGICPEYRNAHGCFWALAERDLDKVGLTLLRIDTGVDTGPVHGYFTYAFDEANESHIRIQYRMVLENLDALAQRIRDIAAGTAKPLDVTGRPSGVWGQPWLSRYLRWKRAALDKQPVAAAE, from the coding sequence ATGCGCACCGTATTGATGTGCCACGCCGAGGATGCGTTCGACCGTGAGGGCCTTGCGGCCTGGCTGGCGTCGTTTTCGGATCTGGCCGGCCTGGTCGTTATCGAAGAGACCGGGACGCAGAAGCAGGCGCGCGTGCGGCGTGAGTTGCAGCGCGTCGGGCCGTTACGGTTCCTGGATGTGCTGGCGATGCGGTTCTACTACCGTTTTCGGCTGGCGGCCGCCGATCACGCCTGGATGGAGGCCAGCCTGGCGGGCCTTCGCGCCCGGTTTGGCGAGGTGCCGGCTGTACCTGAGCTGCGGGTTTCCAGCGCCAACGCCCCGGAAGTCGCCGAGTTCCTGACTGGTTGCAAGCCCGATGTGATGATCGCCCGCAGCAAGCAGCTTCTGTCGAAGCGGATCTTCCGCATCCCGAAGCAAGGGTGCCTGGTCATGCACCCGGGCATCTGCCCCGAATACCGCAATGCCCATGGCTGCTTCTGGGCCCTGGCCGAGCGTGACCTCGACAAAGTAGGGCTCACCCTGCTGCGGATCGATACCGGCGTGGACACCGGGCCGGTCCATGGCTATTTCACCTATGCCTTCGACGAGGCCAACGAATCCCACATCCGCATCCAGTACCGCATGGTGCTGGAGAACCTGGATGCCCTGGCCCAGCGGATAAGGGACATCGCCGCCGGCACCGCCAAGCCATTGGATGTGACGGGCCGGCCAAGCGGTGTATGGGGCCAGCCTTGGCTGAGCCGTTACCTGCGCTGGAAGCGGGCCGCGCTCGATAAGCAACCGGTTGCGGCCGCCGAATGA
- a CDS encoding tryptophan halogenase family protein, with protein sequence MARLKKVLVVGGGTAGWLAACYLAKAVNAVDPQSVQVHLVESPDIGLLGVGEATFPSIRGTLAAIGLDERRFLVGATATYKQGIHYRHWVRPPGTPGASHFFHPFNPPSQRPGGPELLPYWLLGAAPPGMSFAEAVSMQTTLVEHSRAPKRARDAEYQGPMNHAFHFDAACFARVLAEHGQETLGVVRHVATVERTELDEHGAIARVVTKEEGDLTADLYVDCTGLRSLLIGNVMQSPFRSRADVLFSDRAVAMQVPYEAADTPIPSYTISTAQEAGWIWDIGLQKRRGVGYVYSSRHTDTDRAEAVFRQYLGKAGADAKALHIKFETGYRPEHWRKNCVGVGLAGGFVEPLESTGIALIELATYLLTHLLPGDTDDMEGAAKHFNEMMVARYDRIIDFIKMHYCLSQRRDSAFWADNCDPASIPASLQDKLAKWKRRPPHRLDFVTDFEMFMPSSWQYVLYGMEFKTDLEPMRSAYPHMEAARLEFAMIQQAAARALGDLPDHRELVEQLCGEHASRLTSIKSRAVATS encoded by the coding sequence ATGGCGCGCCTGAAGAAAGTGTTGGTTGTGGGCGGCGGTACCGCCGGCTGGCTGGCCGCGTGCTATCTCGCCAAGGCCGTGAATGCGGTGGATCCGCAGAGCGTGCAGGTGCATCTGGTTGAGTCACCGGATATCGGCTTGCTTGGGGTAGGGGAGGCCACGTTTCCTTCCATTCGCGGCACGCTGGCGGCGATTGGCCTCGATGAGCGTCGCTTCCTCGTGGGTGCCACCGCGACGTACAAGCAAGGCATTCATTACCGCCACTGGGTGCGTCCGCCGGGTACGCCGGGTGCTTCGCACTTCTTCCACCCGTTCAACCCGCCCAGCCAGCGCCCCGGCGGCCCGGAGCTGTTGCCGTACTGGCTGTTGGGTGCGGCGCCGCCGGGCATGTCATTTGCCGAGGCGGTATCGATGCAGACGACGCTGGTCGAGCACTCGCGTGCCCCGAAGCGTGCCCGCGATGCGGAATACCAAGGGCCGATGAACCACGCCTTCCACTTCGACGCCGCCTGCTTCGCCCGTGTGCTTGCCGAGCATGGCCAGGAGACGCTTGGCGTAGTTAGGCACGTGGCGACGGTGGAACGCACAGAGCTTGACGAGCACGGCGCCATCGCGCGCGTGGTCACGAAGGAGGAGGGCGACCTCACCGCTGATCTGTACGTGGACTGCACCGGCCTGCGTAGCCTGCTGATCGGCAACGTCATGCAATCACCGTTCCGCAGCCGCGCGGATGTGCTGTTCTCCGATCGTGCCGTGGCCATGCAAGTGCCCTACGAGGCAGCCGATACACCCATTCCTTCGTACACCATCTCCACGGCGCAGGAGGCGGGTTGGATATGGGATATCGGCTTACAGAAGCGGCGTGGCGTCGGGTACGTGTACTCGTCGCGGCATACCGATACCGACCGTGCCGAAGCCGTCTTCCGCCAGTACCTTGGAAAGGCCGGTGCGGACGCGAAAGCCCTGCACATCAAGTTCGAAACCGGTTACCGCCCCGAGCACTGGCGCAAGAACTGCGTCGGCGTCGGCCTGGCCGGTGGCTTCGTCGAGCCCCTCGAGTCGACCGGCATCGCGCTGATCGAACTGGCAACGTACCTGCTGACCCATCTGCTGCCGGGCGACACCGACGACATGGAAGGCGCAGCGAAGCATTTCAACGAGATGATGGTGGCGCGTTACGACCGCATCATCGACTTCATCAAGATGCACTATTGCTTGAGCCAGCGACGTGATTCGGCGTTCTGGGCAGATAACTGCGACCCGGCCAGCATTCCGGCATCCCTGCAGGACAAGCTGGCGAAGTGGAAGCGCCGACCGCCACACCGGCTGGATTTCGTTACGGACTTTGAAATGTTCATGCCGTCCAGCTGGCAATACGTGTTGTATGGGATGGAATTTAAGACGGACCTGGAGCCGATGCGGAGCGCGTATCCGCATATGGAGGCGGCGCGGCTGGAGTTTGCGATGATCCAGCAGGCGGCGGCGAGGGCACTGGGGGATCTGCCGGATCATCGGGAGCTGGTTGAACAGCTATGTGGCGAGCATGCGAGCAGGCTGACCTCCATTAAGAGTAGGGCCGTCGCGACCTCTTAG